The genomic region AAGAAGCTTTTCTGAAGCTCTTTCATGTGACGCCTGTgagaggtgatctccaggagcaagtTGGTGactcctgcttcagagaaatgaaGCTTTTTGTCTCCATTCCTCTTTGAAACATGTGACTCTGAACAGACTGACAGTGAAAATGATCGACGACTGTTTTTCTTTGTCTTTGCACCAGAATGTGTGAACGACTAACAAATGATTTCCTCAAACACGTGAGCAGAACATACACACATGTATGTTAGAGGTCAGCTGACCATCAGCTGGATCTCTGTCACGTGTTCATGTCAAACAGGAACAATGAGTCGGCACAGAGAGTTTGCTGAGTCgctgtttgtcagtgtgaagTGTTTGAGGTCAGCTCGGTGTGTCAGGTCCACAGGAACCACACGGAGCTCTTCCACCAGACCCAGTCCATACCTGAGAGAGTCCAGAGTCCGGAGTGGATCCAGCAGCTTGACTGAGTCTCCTGGATGGTTGTAGCTCAGGTCCAGCTCTCTGAGATGGGAGGGGTTGGAGGTCAGAGCTGAGGCCAGAGAAGCACAGCCTtcatgtgtgatcagacagcctgacagcctgcagacacacaaacaagcaGACACAATGTGAGGACAGTGTCAGGACGTCCCCACTTTGCAGCAGCACGGACACACTGATGTCTGCTGCAGGATGAGCTCATGACTGTGGTTCAAACACTGAGATCCATCAACACTCACACAACATGACagggagcaaagctgcagcttcactctgatttatggagctgctgcacacatggatgagtcctgacctgagagtctccaggtgacagtgtggactctccagtccagcagacagcagcttcactcctgaatcctgcagatcgttgttactcaggtccagttctctcagactggaggactgagagctgagaactgagctcagaacttcacagcttctctctgacagatcACACAAACTCAGCCTGAAGACAAAATCAACAAGAAACAGATTTGTGTCGTCATGCAAAGGTTCAGATCGTTCTGCACCTCAGACAGGATCCAGAAACCAGCTTTGGACACAAAGTGTTTTTATATAGTCCAACATGATTCTTCAGTGGATTTAGATGTTTACAGTCATGTGCTGTGAAATTGATCCTCAAATATCAATCATCTATTTTATAAATGGGGTTGGAATTCAGCTGCTGGCCACCGATAAACTTTTCACCTTCCTGATGGAAACCTGTTTCTACTTTTACTCAGGTCCTTCTTAAAGCCGTAATATACTTTTGATTTCAGAACATTTCCCATCAGCCTTCACTTCACCCGgtctgctccaaaacctgggagGAGACGGCGCACAGCGTGAAGACCAAACAAGACTGTGATAAATGTGACACACCACAGGACACGAAGCACCGAGCAACAAGTTCTGACTGCATGTGGACAGTTTGGACTTCAGaatctaaaaacacacacacaagaactgtgtgactgtgtgtttgtttgcactCAGCAAAATCTCCGCATTTATCTTCACAGTGCATCAGCATGTTAAAGACTCTGCTGAAAGCAgactcattctgttgtttcataaaGTGCCAAGAATCATCCAGATCAGTGATTACTGAGGATCGTATCAGATCAGCTAAAATCTCACAGATATTTCTAtttgagtgtgcgctgtgcagcaGTGTGTTGGAGTGCACATGCGCTCAGTTCGTCCCGCTGAACCCAAAGTGCAATGAAAAGGAAACAACATGAGAACAGAGGCCTGGTGTCACAATTTCTGCAGCAAATCAGCCGTACAACAAAGTTTGGTCATTATCCAAACAGGAGTCAGTCTGAAGCCATACAAGAAGTTTTCACAGGGAAACTAAACCCCAGGAACCCTGAGTTTAAGAATTTAGAACTCCTGaaagacagacacacagtggATCCACACAAAACTCTGCTTGGAAAAGTACCAAGCAGTCACACAGTAAGAAAAAAGACCAATCAAAATGTATTGATAACTCATTGATAATTGAACCACGGCCCTCTGGATGGTAACTGAATGGAATCATGAGGTGCCTGAAGCTTCCAACTCCTCGTGCTGAGAATTAAGATCAACTTAAATTAATCCCACACATTTCATGTTTCTAATCAACTGCTCAACACAGTGTAACCACTAGAGTGCAgtgtgcagcacaacatccaagaACCAAGCCTCAACTTCCACCTGTCTGAAATGAAGAAAACACAGAAGTGGAaagtcttgcagttccttgaatgaacACATGGGTCAGGTTCCAAAAAAGACTTACTTTCCatagaagtccatgttaaaatgtccaacataAACATGTTTATACCTTGGTACTGAAACGGTTTTAGACtctatagtttcctcctccatgtatGGGAGAGATTTTTCTTCAGTTTGACATATTTTACACCATAACATTCTGAATTGGGGTGGGGTTACTTTGATTGACAGGTCATTGTGTTCCCTTTGTGGAACAGCTGTGTTGGTCCTTTCTGACCAGTTAATTCCAAATCTGTGTCAGAATCCATCAGTTTGGAGCTCatggtgttctgtgtgtgtctgtgtattctGTTACTGACAGATGAATCCAAATGTTTAAAAACTGGGAGCACCGGTGATCCGTGACCAACGGTCTCATGAGTTTCTTCTTCGTCGTCCACGTGAGCGCTGACGTCCCCAAGTACGACTGAGGAGTCTCCAGCAGGAACCTTTTCCAGGATCCCACTCAGAGTCTCCAAGAAGCCTGGATCCTCTGAAGGTCACAAATGGCAGTCAGATTCCTTTCTGCCACATGATGTCACACTGAGGCAGCCCTCTGCTTCACTGGGGAAAccccaaaacaacaacacccACACCTGGACAACCCAGCCAGGTGACCCCATCCTTTTTTGTGTCCATCATACAGAGTCTGTTGCAGTCCATTATTATTTCTTATTGATGTGAATGATTTGtcaaatgtttgcagatgatacaaccctGATTCTTTCTCATTCAGATTTCAGGGTCCTGATGaagaagctaatgttagcttagcagcCTGGACCTCatgctttaaatgaaataaattatctCTGAATGTTAAAATAAAAATCTTATTTCATGGTGTCTGGAGGTAAAAAGTCAAATTCAAACTGAGTGGACTGAGCTGTCTGGAGTGACGTGGACTCAATTCCTGGGAACGTTTGTTGATGTAAAGTGAAGTTGGAGAGAAGCAGCAGACCGGGTTAGTtgaacagtcaatcaatcaatcaatcaatgtggaTAATAATGAGAGTCAGTCACCTGGTCTCCAGAAGAAGAAAAACTACTTGATTACTTCTAGTTAGTACTGCAATAGTGGTTGGGTCGTATCTACTAACTGACGACATACTCAGTATTCAGGCTCAGGGCAGGTTTACACACACTACCTTGTTCAAGGGCAGTGGGAGGAGCCTGAAGATAACCTGTTTttaaagtcaggaaaaacctCACAGATACGGAgacaacatggaaactccacacagactggACCTGGACTTTGGTGGGAATTGAACctaagaccttcttgctgtgagacaagtaATACCCGCTGCTCCACCCTGATGTGTTTCCAGCAGAGACTGAAATCCTTTAGTTGTGGTTCAGACGACATATCTGAGCGTTGATGTGAAAATGAATCTGATGAAACAGTTTAGAATTCAGAGAGACGTTTtgaagcgtttgaagcagaaactaaatcctgacctgagagtctccaggtgacagtgtgtactctccagtccagcagacagcagcttcactcctgaatcctgcagcCGGTTCTGactcaggtccagttctgtcagactggaggactgagagctgagaactgtagacagaacttcacagcttctctctgacagataACAGACAGATAACCTGCAGAGACGATTCAAAACAAGAAAGATTTTCACTTTAAAATCAGAGAAATTAAGTCTCTGTTCAAATTAGTGATGGAACAGATCacagatgaccccccccccccccccccggttcaGCTCACATATGAACTGTGATTTAACTCCAAAGTTTCCATCAcagtgtgaaatacagatttattgtccCTGTAAGTTGTTTTTAAAGGAATAACTGAGTATATCTCAATGCAGAGTTTCAGTGAAATCAAAGTGTGAGCAGAAAAAGCTTTGGTGCGTTCACGTGCACAGAGCGAGTTCATACCAATGCggctctggctgtatctgctgttttCACCCcgtacaaaacaggagcagccaaaataaCAACAGACACACACTGTTCATGTTGTAATTTAATGTAACAAACTATTTCAAATTATTCTTTAAAAACTGGGCATCTTGTTTTCTTTGTTCTTTAAATCTATAAGGTCGCCCAGAAATCCTGAAATCCAAACATCATAATATCAGTTTATTTTAGAAGCATCTGTAAAActgcagctcattttaatgaagagaccgTATTTATCTAGGGGATTCCaggatgaatatttttttttatttttaacgctATATGTTGGAGGACGTGTGCGTGAACGTGTGAGacaggaagttacctttgacctcaagTAATGTGATTCCCACGCTGACGTGTGTAAATCCCTTCAGGAGTTATCTGGTTCCAAAATCAGTGTTTTTGgttttaaaaatgcttatttTTTGCGAGTTTTTACAtactacagggtgaacacaaaaaacaCTCCTGgctatttataatatcaaaagtgacatgaaagattttacaattttggtatctacagttgTAGAAACTTATCAAGATTCATGTGGGATTGGTTTATTTCACCTGCAGGAACACGTCACTGAAGCTGGACACTCGATCATGCCGGATATGCTGGAACGAGTCTGgaccacccttaccaaaaagtagtatatgcaagtatgtttcaagtatacttctagtttactttttatatacttatcagtactattttttggtaagggcaagCTTGATTATCACCTTGATGTTTGCTGAGCAACAAGAGGAGCAAACATCGAATGTCTATGAAATTGACTAATCCCACATGAAacttgatgagtttctgcaactgtagataccaaaattgtaaaattattcatgtaaatTTTGATAGTATAAATATTTAAAACCAAGGACTGTTTtggtgttcaccctgtatatgaAACACAacagctgttttggagcattttcctcCTTGCTGGATTAGAAACCAGAGAGAACAACCAGCCAGTGACACAGattaaagaaaaacaacaaaacaacaacaacaagcaaaCAAATGACTGAAAAATTTTCACAGTTAAATCATAAACTGTTCATCATCTACCTTTTTACAGAATCCCTTTTGTGATCGCGTCCTAGAGTTTAAGGAAAAAAAGGTGGAGACAGTTAAGAAAAAAGCAAATtattctcctgctgaacaagattatatttcactcactaactgtTGCTGCTCTTTTCTCATCATATATTATAGAaaggaaggagcagcagctcaactccgagctccttatGAATGACCGAGCATCTCACCTgacctctaagggagacaccagccagcaTCCTCAGGAAACCtaatttggccgcttgtaccgctTATTTTTTATTTGAAACCGTGACTTTAAGTCTTGATCTGATCTGTGAGTTCTGTGATCTGTTACACCCACAGTTCAAATGTCAAAGTGTCTCTGTACTTACAAAACTTTTTTAGATTCTTTGATCACTGGCAGCAGCAGCTGAAGAGCCTCATGTGAAGGTTTGTATTTTTTCAGGTCAAACACGTCCAGATGTTGATCTGAGGACAGTAAGATGAAGGCCAGAGCTGATAAAGAAGAACCAGACAGACCATCTTCAAAGAGACATCCAGAGTTCAGGAGCTGCTGGAGCTGATCCAGTAGAGAACAatccttcagttcattcagacaGTGGATCAGATTGATGTTTCTCTCTGCAGGCAGTTTCTTATTGAGCGTCTTCTTGATGAACTTGACTGTTTCCTGATTGGTCTCTgagattctgtctgtctgtgtcatcaGGCCTCGTAGAAGAGTCTGATTGGTCTGCAGGGAAAGACCCAGAAGGAAGCGCAGGAACAAGTCCAGGTGTCCATTTGGACTCTGTAAGGCCTCGTCCACAGCACTCTGATGGAGATGTGTTAGTTCAAGTTTATCTTCAGATGTCTTAGATCTTCTGGATGTTGCTTGTTCTTTGGACAGCAGATTGACTCCAGACTGGATGAAGGTCAGATGGACATAAAGAGCAGCCAGAAACTCTTGAAGACTCAGATGGATGAAGCAGAAGACCTTGTCCTGGTAGAGTCCTCTCTCCTCTATAAAGATCTGTGTGAAGACTCCTGAGTACACTGAGGCTGCTCTGATATTGATGCCACACTCTATCAGGTCCTCTTCATAGAAGATCAGGTTCCCTTTCTGCAGCTGCTCAAAAGCCAGTTTTCCTAGAGACACAATCATCTCCCTGTTCTCTGGATTCCACAGTGGATCTGTCTCAGCTCCTCCATCATACTTGACCTTCTTCACTCTGGACTGAACCATCAAGAGGTAGATGTACATCTCAGTCAGGGTGTCTGGCAACTCTGGTGTGTCTCTGGTGTCCAACATGTCCTCCAGAACTGTAGCAgtgatccagcagaagactgggatGTGACACATGATGTGGAGGCTTCGTGATGTCTTCATGTGGGAGATGATTCTTCTGGACTGCTCCTCATCTCTGAATCTCTTCCTGAAGTACTCCTCCTTCTGAGGGTCAGTGAAGCctctgacctctgtcaccatgtccacacactcaggagggatctgattggctgctgcagGTCGTGTGGTGATCCAGAGGCGAGCAGAGGGAAACAGGTTCCTCCTGATGAGGTTTGTCAGCAGAACATCCACTGAGCTTGACTCTGTGACATCAGTCAGGATGTCATTGCTGTGGAAGTCCAGAGGGAGGCGACACTCATCCAGACCATCCAAGATGATCAAGACCCGGAAGTGCTGGAAGCTGCAGATTCCTGCTTCTTTGGTTTCAGGAAAGAAGTGATGAACAAGTTCCACCAAGCTGAACTTCTTCTCTTTCAGCACATTCAGCTCTCTGAAAGTGAATGGAAATATGAAGTGGAAGTCCTGGTTGGTTCGTCCTTCAGCCCAGTCCAGAGTCCACTTCTGTGTTAAGACTGTTTTCCCGAtgccggccacgccctttgtcagCACTGTTCTGATTGGTGGCTGAGTGTCAGCTGAGGCTTGAAAGATGTCTTCACATGTGATGGTTCTTTGTGGTGAGTCTGTTTTCCTGGATGCTGCTTCAATCTGTCTGACTTCATGTTCCTGGTTGACCTCTGAAGCCCCGCCCTCTGTGATGTAGAGCTCTGTGTAGATCTCCTTCAGAAGAGTCGTCTTTCCTGCTTTAGAGATCCCCTCAAACACACGCTCAAACTTCTGCTTCATGTTAGATTTGAATCTACGACGACAAACTTCAGTACGAGTTCCTGAAAGAACAAACAGCACAGATCAGTTACTGaatgatgacatcacttcctgtttccCTGACAGAATTCACACATCAATATAtttcaaatggacaaacatcaagtGTCATTTAGTGTCTGTGTTAAATGTGGACAGAAGTCCTCTTACTGCTCTGCAGACAGTCAGCCAGCTCATCATAATTCATGCTCCTCATGAAGGCCACTGTGAGGTCCAGGAAAACCAGTCGGATGTTCCTCTGCTCCTCATCCTCACACTGACTCTCCAAGTATTCTGCATCATTTGTCAGAAACTTCTGGATCATCTTCAGCTCCTTTTTCATAAACATCCCCATGTGCTCTTCGATGTTCTGCAACAGAACATCAACATGAATGAAGAAACTCATCACTTTGTGACAAGTGTGGATTTTGTCTCCACATTATATTTTTCACTGTATGAGATTCTCTGGATTTTGTCCAGAAAATCCAGTTCAattaaaaacagactgaaaagTTAAACTCTTGAGATTGTCATTTTTctgaatttatatataaaaaaaacattaacaaaTTCTCActttaaacaacaataataacaacagtcAGTCTGTCAGTGTTGATGAATCCATGAATGATGCACTGATGAACATAAATATGAGAATAAACATCATCAAAGTGTTTGTTCTGCAGCATGGAGACATTATGA from Thalassophryne amazonica chromosome 23, fThaAma1.1, whole genome shotgun sequence harbors:
- the LOC117505364 gene encoding NLR family CARD domain-containing protein 3-like encodes the protein MGMFMKKELKMIQKFLTNDAEYLESQCEDEEQRNIRLVFLDLTVAFMRSMNYDELADCLQSRTRTEVCRRRFKSNMKQKFERVFEGISKAGKTTLLKEIYTELYITEGGASEVNQEHEVRQIEAASRKTDSPQRTITCEDIFQASADTQPPIRTVLTKGVAGIGKTVLTQKWTLDWAEGRTNQDFHFIFPFTFRELNVLKEKKFSLVELVHHFFPETKEAGICSFQHFRVLIILDGLDECRLPLDFHSNDILTDVTESSSVDVLLTNLIRRNLFPSARLWITTRPAAANQIPPECVDMVTEVRGFTDPQKEEYFRKRFRDEEQSRRIISHMKTSRSLHIMCHIPVFCWITATVLEDMLDTRDTPELPDTLTEMYIYLLMVQSRVKKVKYDGGAETDPLWNPENREMIVSLGKLAFEQLQKGNLIFYEEDLIECGINIRAASVYSGVFTQIFIEERGLYQDKVFCFIHLSLQEFLAALYVHLTFIQSGVNLLSKEQATSRRSKTSEDKLELTHLHQSAVDEALQSPNGHLDLFLRFLLGLSLQTNQTLLRGLMTQTDRISETNQETVKFIKKTLNKKLPAERNINLIHCLNELKDCSLLDQLQQLLNSGCLFEDGLSGSSLSALAFILLSSDQHLDVFDLKKYKPSHEALQLLLPVIKESKKVLGQGLESTHCHLETLRLSLCDLSERSCEVLSSVLSSQSSSLRELDLSNNDLQDSGVKLLSAGLESPHCHLETLRLSGCLITHEGCASLASALTSNPSHLRELDLSYNHPGDSVKLLDPLRTLDSLRVDPGGVRWLRPGLRKYFSELSLDPNSANRKLKLSKNNTKVEHVDEDQSYPDHPDRFDLCPQVLSSTGLTGRCYWEVKRRGEVFISVTYRRIRRKGDREDCEFGHNDQSWILFCSDHYYFVRHNNRQTVLPRFPSSSHRVSVFVDCPAGTLSFYEVSSDSLIHLHTFCCTFTEPLCAGFRFGFWSGSGSSVWTVGRRVSSCGHKHSIMSVWTVNVQLVCL